The following DNA comes from Microbacterium foliorum.
TGGCCCAGCGCTCGAACAGCTCGCTCTCGTAGGCGCGGATGTCGACACCGGACGGCACCTCGATCGAGGGCTCGTACTCGTCGCGCAGCACAGCACGAGCCGCGCTCTCGATGCCGTCGAGTCCGATCGCCTCGGGAATCGTGCCGACTCCGCTGAGAGCGCCGAGGTAGGCGATGAGCGAGTGCGTGCCGTTGAGCAGCCGCACCTTCATCTGCTCGTAGCGTGCGACCTCGTCGGTGAAGACCGCGCCGCCGGCTTCCCAGGCGGGGCGGCCGCCGGCGAAACGGTCTTCGATCGCCCACATCGTGAAGGGCTCTGCCGGCACGGGGATGTCGTCGGTGGCGCCGAGCAGCGCGCTCACGCGGGTGCGCAGCTCGGCCGTGGTCGACGGCACGATGCGGTCGACCATGCTCGAGGGGAACGATACGGAGCGATCGAGGAAGGCCAGCGCGTCGCTGCCTTCGGAGCCGGGCAGCTCGTGCAGGAACTCGCGCACCAGCTTCTCGGTGTGCTTGCCGTTGGCCGACAGGTTGTCGCAGCTGAGGATCGAGATCGGGGCCCCGCCTGCGGCAGCGCGGGCCTGCAGCCCGCGGGCGAGCTGGCCGATCGTCGAGCGGGCGGCGCCGCCACGCAGGTCGGCGCGCACCGTGTCGTCGTCGAGATCGAGGCGCTGGGTGGCGGGGGAGTAGCTGTAGCCGTTCTCGGTGACGGTGAGGGTCACGATGCGGATGCCGGGGTCGGCGATCTGCGCGATCACGCGCTCGGGCTGCTCGGCGCCGACGAACGCATCGGTGTGCACGCCGGGGATGGTGAGCGAGGTGCTGCCGGGCGAGATGGTCGCGACCGAGTAGAGCATGTCCTGCGCGTGCATCGCGTCGACGATCGAGCGCGAGCGGGATGCGACGCCGATGATGCCCCAGTCGCCGCCTGCGGACTGGAGTGCCGCCGCGGTGTAGACCGCCTGGTGCGCGCGGTGGAAGCTGCCGAGTCCGAGGTGCAGGATGCCTGCGTCGGTCGGGGCGACAAGGGGGGAGGCTGTCGCAGAGGTCGTGCGGCGCAGGGCCGGTGCTGGGATGCTCACGCGGTGGCTCCTTCGCTCGGGGCCGCGCACCGCTGAGGGTGATCGGCGTTGATCGTCATGCAAATCAGTGTGCAGTGTTTGTACAAACTTGTCAACCTGTTTTACATCGGGGTCGAGGATCGTAGGATTGCAGCGTGGGTGGGAGGTGAAGATGGCAGCGACGCTGACAGACGTGGCGCGCCGTGCTGGAGTGTCCATCGCGACCGCCTCCCGCGCGTTCGGAGAGCCGGATCGTCTCGCGCCGAACACCCTCGGTCGCGTGCTCGAAGCCGCGGGTGAACTCGGCTACGCGACCTCGCAGTCCGCCACCGCGACCCGCACCTTCGGGGTCGTCGTGCCCGACGTCTCGAACCCTGTCTACGCGACCCTGCTCAAGGCGATCCAGGGGCAGGCCTGGCATGGCCGCCACCGCATCGTGCTGTTCGACGCCGATGAGGATCTGCGTCGCGAGCGCGAGCAGATCGAGCAGGCACGCAAGCTCGACGGGATGCTGTTGTGCAGCCCTCGCCTGCCCGACGCCGACGTGCTCGAGCTGGTCGGCGACACGCCCTACGTCGTGGTCAACCGCCAGATCGACGGCGCCCCCTGCGTGCTGATGGACACCGAGCACGGGCCTGCTCAGGCGATCGAGCACCTCGCCGCACTCGGGCACACGCACATCGCCTACGCCGCCGGCCCGCGCGGATCGTGGGCCGACGTCCGTCGGGCCGACACCGTCGCCCGCGCGTGCGAGCGCCACGGCATCCGCCTGACCGGACTCAGCCACCACGCCGCATCCATCCAGGGTGGCCGCGCGGCCGCCGCCCCGGCCGCGGCGAGCGGTGCCACGGCCGTTATCGCCTACAACGACCTCGTCGCCCTCGGACTCGAGGCTGGACTGCTCGAGCTCGGCAAGCGCTGCCCCGCAGACATCAGCATCGTGGGCATCGACGACATCGACCTGGCCGGCGCGGTCACGCCCGCGCTCACGACGGTGCGGATGCCGATCGAACGCAGCGGTGCGCTCGCCGTGGATCTGCTGCTGCAGGCTATGAGCGGCACGGCGATCGACGACGTCGTGACGCTGGGTTCGCAGCTGATCGTGCGCGCCTCGACCGCTGCTCCTGCCGCCTGAACCCGGCTGTTCCGATGCTCGCTCAACGACCGGGGGTGAGGCCGCTTCGCGTCCGAGGGCGGCTTGGCCGTTGATGACGAGAGCGAGGAACAGGTGCTCGATGTCTGCGGTGCGGAGCCCGAGTCGGGATGCT
Coding sequences within:
- a CDS encoding LacI family DNA-binding transcriptional regulator — protein: MAATLTDVARRAGVSIATASRAFGEPDRLAPNTLGRVLEAAGELGYATSQSATATRTFGVVVPDVSNPVYATLLKAIQGQAWHGRHRIVLFDADEDLRREREQIEQARKLDGMLLCSPRLPDADVLELVGDTPYVVVNRQIDGAPCVLMDTEHGPAQAIEHLAALGHTHIAYAAGPRGSWADVRRADTVARACERHGIRLTGLSHHAASIQGGRAAAAPAAASGATAVIAYNDLVALGLEAGLLELGKRCPADISIVGIDDIDLAGAVTPALTTVRMPIERSGALAVDLLLQAMSGTAIDDVVTLGSQLIVRASTAAPAA
- a CDS encoding mannitol dehydrogenase family protein, producing the protein MSIPAPALRRTTSATASPLVAPTDAGILHLGLGSFHRAHQAVYTAAALQSAGGDWGIIGVASRSRSIVDAMHAQDMLYSVATISPGSTSLTIPGVHTDAFVGAEQPERVIAQIADPGIRIVTLTVTENGYSYSPATQRLDLDDDTVRADLRGGAARSTIGQLARGLQARAAAGGAPISILSCDNLSANGKHTEKLVREFLHELPGSEGSDALAFLDRSVSFPSSMVDRIVPSTTAELRTRVSALLGATDDIPVPAEPFTMWAIEDRFAGGRPAWEAGGAVFTDEVARYEQMKVRLLNGTHSLIAYLGALSGVGTIPEAIGLDGIESAARAVLRDEYEPSIEVPSGVDIRAYESELFERWANSALGHRTSQVGTDGSVKLRQRIPEPALLALRNGEMPHLIALTVAGYLSCIAPLPGFDPGPHAAAMTDGARERLAGYAATARNGRELAQRVIAELHLFGDELGSQDAFIARVGELVDTIQRRGVNAAIWDAVSASQTSTSALTRAEEMQP